Proteins from one Parasteatoda tepidariorum isolate YZ-2023 chromosome 4, CAS_Ptep_4.0, whole genome shotgun sequence genomic window:
- the LOC107442598 gene encoding inositol hexakisphosphate kinase 1 isoform X1 codes for MALPSMAADSGGLYEALQLEPFIHQVGGHSSMLQLDDETICKPLISQELNFYKSAPDSLREFMAEYKGVIEVTFSEAIDGHIDVVTYLPANYKTSSSKPGSRQNSITECERKAKHRIKLCQSGNIKIESVTGADDSKAENIGQEKLQNGSLPNPWVLHCHQKQMQKMRSDSNISQKYILLENRVSKYEFPCILDIKMGTRQYGDTAPPAKRQSQTVKAATSTSPTLGVRISGMQVYHRESKHYICHNKYYGHRLNVDGFHKTLYKFLHDGTKLRYNIITALLEKLHKLYSTVQNLNTFRFFTSSLLIIYNGSEQCCVGNENNTDCEASSGLKLTDNGNIEKNKKLLDSQSKSCDKCSVPSDIIYRNHVPQCRSKFSDHVPLVDLCMIDFAHATHNQMPNCPFKHDGPDEGYLFGLKNLIAHLEIIQQSEK; via the exons ATGGCATTGCCGAGCATGGCAGCTGATTCTGGTGGGCTTTATGAAGCATTGCAATTAGAACCCTTTATTCATCAG gtgGGTGGTCATTCTTCTATGCTTCAACTAGATGATGAAACTATTTGCAAGCCTCTTATTTCACAAGAATTGAATTTCTATAAAAGTGCTCCAGACTCTCTCCGAGAATTTATGGCCGAGTACAAAG GTGTGATAGAAGTCACTTTCTCTGAAGCTATTGATGGACATATAGATGTAGTGACTTATCTTCCAGCTAATTACAAAACTTCTTCTAGTAAACCTGGATCAAGGCAAAACTCTATCACAGAATGTGAAAGGAAAGCCAAGCATAG GATCAAGCTTTGTCAATCTGGGAACATCAAAATTGAAAGTGTCACTGGTGCTGATGACTCAAAAGCAGAAAACATAGGtcaagaaaaattacagaatggAAGTTTGCCTAATCCATGGGTTTTGCATTGTCAtcaaaaacaaatgcaaaaaatgcgTTCAGACTCAAACATCAGCCAAA AATACATATTACTTGAAAACAGAGTTTCAAAGTATGAATTTCCCTGCATACTGGATATAAAGATGGGAACCAGGCAATACGGGGACACTGCCCCACCTGCTAAACGTCAATCTCAGACTGTCAAGGCAGCAACCTCTACATCTCCAACTCTGGGTGTTAGAATTTCAGGAATGCAA gtcTATCACCGAGAATCCAAACATTATATTTGTCATAACAAGTATTATGGGCACAGATTAAATGTGGATGGTTTTCATAAAACTCTCTACAAATTTTTGCATGATGGCACTAAGTTACGATACAACATCATTACAGCACTACTTGAAAAGTTACATAAACTGTACTctacagttcaaaatttaaatacattccGTTTTTTCACAAGCTCTCTACTCATAATTTATAATGGAAGTGAACAGTGTTGTGTCGGAAATGAAAACAATACAGATTGTGAAGCAAGTTCTGGATTAAAACTTACTGACAATggcaatattgaaaaaaataaaaaattactagatTCACAGTCAAAAAGTTGTGATAAATGCTCAGTCCCTAGTGATATTATATACAGAAATCATGTCCCCCAATGCAGAAGTAAATTTAGTGACCATGTCCCACTTGTAGACCTTTGTATGATCGATTTTGCTCATGCTACCCACAACCAGATGCCTAATTGTCCTTTCAAGCATGATGGACCTGATGAGGGTTATTTATTTGGACTTAAAAACCTCATAGCCCATCTGGAAATTATACAACAAAgtgaaaaatag
- the LOC107442598 gene encoding inositol hexakisphosphate kinase 1 isoform X2, with product MALPSMAADSGGLYEALQLEPFIHQVGGHSSMLQLDDETICKPLISQELNFYKSAPDSLREFMAEYKGVIEVTFSEAIDGHIDVVTYLPANYKTSSSKPGSRQNSITECERKAKHRIKLCQSGNIKIESVTGADDSKAENIGQEKLQNGSLPNPWVLHCHQKQMQKMRSDSNISQKYILLENRVSKYEFPCILDIKMGTRQYGDTAPPAKRQSQTVKAATSTSPTLGVRISGMQVYHRESKHYICHNKYYGHRLNVDGFHKTLYKFLHDGTKLRYNIITALLEKLHKLYSTVQNLNTFRFFTSSLLIIYNGSEQCCVGNENNTDCEASSGLKLTDNGNIEKNKKLLDSQSKSCDKCSVPSDIIYRNHVPQCRSKFSDHVPLVDLCMIDFAHATHNQMPNCPFKHDGPDEGYLFGLKNLIAHLEIIQQSEK from the exons gtgGGTGGTCATTCTTCTATGCTTCAACTAGATGATGAAACTATTTGCAAGCCTCTTATTTCACAAGAATTGAATTTCTATAAAAGTGCTCCAGACTCTCTCCGAGAATTTATGGCCGAGTACAAAG GTGTGATAGAAGTCACTTTCTCTGAAGCTATTGATGGACATATAGATGTAGTGACTTATCTTCCAGCTAATTACAAAACTTCTTCTAGTAAACCTGGATCAAGGCAAAACTCTATCACAGAATGTGAAAGGAAAGCCAAGCATAG GATCAAGCTTTGTCAATCTGGGAACATCAAAATTGAAAGTGTCACTGGTGCTGATGACTCAAAAGCAGAAAACATAGGtcaagaaaaattacagaatggAAGTTTGCCTAATCCATGGGTTTTGCATTGTCAtcaaaaacaaatgcaaaaaatgcgTTCAGACTCAAACATCAGCCAAA AATACATATTACTTGAAAACAGAGTTTCAAAGTATGAATTTCCCTGCATACTGGATATAAAGATGGGAACCAGGCAATACGGGGACACTGCCCCACCTGCTAAACGTCAATCTCAGACTGTCAAGGCAGCAACCTCTACATCTCCAACTCTGGGTGTTAGAATTTCAGGAATGCAA gtcTATCACCGAGAATCCAAACATTATATTTGTCATAACAAGTATTATGGGCACAGATTAAATGTGGATGGTTTTCATAAAACTCTCTACAAATTTTTGCATGATGGCACTAAGTTACGATACAACATCATTACAGCACTACTTGAAAAGTTACATAAACTGTACTctacagttcaaaatttaaatacattccGTTTTTTCACAAGCTCTCTACTCATAATTTATAATGGAAGTGAACAGTGTTGTGTCGGAAATGAAAACAATACAGATTGTGAAGCAAGTTCTGGATTAAAACTTACTGACAATggcaatattgaaaaaaataaaaaattactagatTCACAGTCAAAAAGTTGTGATAAATGCTCAGTCCCTAGTGATATTATATACAGAAATCATGTCCCCCAATGCAGAAGTAAATTTAGTGACCATGTCCCACTTGTAGACCTTTGTATGATCGATTTTGCTCATGCTACCCACAACCAGATGCCTAATTGTCCTTTCAAGCATGATGGACCTGATGAGGGTTATTTATTTGGACTTAAAAACCTCATAGCCCATCTGGAAATTATACAACAAAgtgaaaaatag